Proteins encoded in a region of the Photobacterium angustum genome:
- the ctaD gene encoding cytochrome c oxidase subunit I: protein MTDTMRQEAEIDTAGCTDTEHDHHAYPAKGLKRWLFTTNHKDIGTLYLLFSLTMFFVGGAMAMVIRAELFQPGLQLVEPNFFNQMTTVHGLIMVFGAVMPAFTGLANWMIPMMIGAPDMALPRMNNWSFWILPFAFSLLLASLFMEGGGPNFGWTFYAPLSTTYSPPSTGLFVFAIHIMGISSIMGAINVVVTIVNMRAPGMTYMKMPLFVWTWLITAFLLIAVMPVLAGAVTMVLTDKYFGTSFFDAAGGGDPVMFQHIFWFFGHPEVYIMILPSFGIISAIIPAFSRKKLFGYSSMVYATASIAGLSFVVWAHHMFTTGMPVAAELFFMYCTMLISVPTGVKVFNWVATMWRGSLTFEVPMLFAIAFIVLFTIGGFSGLMLAITPADFQYHDTYFVVAHFHYVLVTGAIFSIMAAAYYWLPKWTGHMFDERLAHWHFWCSLISVNILFFPMHFLGLAGMPRRIPDYALQFADINAVVSIGGFLFGFSQLIFIAVLVKCIRGGEKAAAKPWEGAEGLEWTVASPAPYHTFSTPPKIDP, encoded by the coding sequence ATGACGGATACAATGCGCCAAGAAGCTGAAATTGATACTGCTGGCTGTACTGACACAGAACACGACCATCATGCGTATCCTGCGAAAGGGCTAAAGCGTTGGTTGTTTACTACCAATCACAAAGATATCGGCACCCTATATTTGCTGTTTAGTTTAACCATGTTTTTTGTTGGCGGCGCAATGGCGATGGTTATTCGGGCTGAATTATTTCAACCGGGTTTACAGTTAGTTGAGCCCAACTTTTTTAATCAGATGACTACCGTTCATGGCTTAATTATGGTGTTTGGCGCCGTGATGCCAGCTTTCACCGGACTGGCTAACTGGATGATCCCAATGATGATTGGGGCACCAGATATGGCTTTACCAAGGATGAATAACTGGAGTTTCTGGATCCTACCTTTTGCATTTAGCTTATTGTTAGCCTCTCTTTTTATGGAAGGAGGCGGGCCTAATTTTGGTTGGACATTCTATGCGCCACTTTCAACAACATATAGCCCACCGAGTACGGGATTGTTTGTATTTGCCATTCACATCATGGGAATTAGCTCGATCATGGGAGCGATTAATGTTGTTGTGACCATAGTGAATATGCGCGCACCGGGTATGACGTATATGAAAATGCCACTCTTTGTTTGGACGTGGTTGATCACCGCATTTTTACTTATCGCGGTTATGCCTGTTTTAGCAGGCGCAGTGACTATGGTATTAACCGATAAATATTTTGGTACGAGCTTTTTTGATGCGGCGGGTGGTGGTGATCCTGTGATGTTCCAGCATATCTTCTGGTTCTTTGGTCACCCTGAAGTTTATATTATGATTTTGCCGAGTTTCGGTATTATCTCTGCCATTATCCCTGCTTTTTCGCGTAAGAAACTCTTTGGTTATAGCTCTATGGTGTACGCCACGGCATCCATTGCTGGGCTAAGCTTTGTAGTCTGGGCGCACCATATGTTCACCACGGGGATGCCTGTCGCGGCAGAGCTGTTTTTCATGTATTGCACCATGTTGATTTCAGTCCCTACGGGAGTGAAAGTCTTTAACTGGGTAGCGACAATGTGGCGAGGCTCATTAACTTTTGAGGTGCCAATGCTGTTTGCTATTGCGTTTATTGTGCTCTTTACCATTGGCGGCTTCTCTGGACTGATGCTTGCCATTACGCCTGCTGATTTTCAATATCATGACACCTATTTTGTGGTGGCTCATTTCCATTATGTATTAGTTACTGGGGCTATCTTTTCTATCATGGCAGCGGCCTATTATTGGTTACCCAAGTGGACGGGGCACATGTTTGATGAGCGTTTGGCGCACTGGCACTTTTGGTGCTCGCTGATCTCGGTCAACATCTTATTTTTCCCAATGCATTTTTTAGGACTCGCTGGGATGCCTCGCCGTATTCCTGATTATGCTCTGCAATTTGCTGATATTAACGCAGTGGTCAGTATTGGTGGTTTCTTGTTTGGGTTCTCTCAATTGATATTTATTGCGGTCTTAGTGAAATGTATTCGAGGGGGAGAAAAAGCAGCAGCCAAACCGTGGGAAGGTGCCGAAGGACTGGAGTGGACAGTCGCATCACCTGCACCATATCACACCTTTTCAACACCGCCCAAGATTGATCCTTAG
- a CDS encoding COX15/CtaA family protein, translating into MHKTQKDRPFYFLVTAAFFLSLIVVGVGAYTRLTDAGLGCPDWPGCYGFMSVPQTESQLQTAQTIYPDSPVEPVKAWNEMVHRYIAGSLGLLVLMIAVMAWSRSGRPKLLPSLLLGAVSFQALLGMWTVTMQLMPVVVMAHLLGGFTIVSLLWLLRLRIQPKPLFYQDGFKTHLSLSHRYLTLLKSVAIAALVVVISQIALGGWTAANYAAVVCTQLPICEGDWLGMFDPRAFELIQPQHSSYEYGVLDYAQRVSIHVTHRIGAIITTILVLVLAGLLWLKPPLRRYSIGMMGVLAVQIILGITNVLANLPLLIAVAHNVVGLILLLTVVTTCYRLICDCRSPLEVKYFASESATHG; encoded by the coding sequence ATGCATAAAACGCAAAAAGATAGACCGTTCTACTTTTTAGTCACCGCTGCTTTTTTTCTCTCTTTGATTGTGGTCGGTGTAGGTGCCTATACGCGGTTAACGGATGCGGGGTTAGGATGTCCCGATTGGCCTGGCTGTTATGGGTTCATGTCAGTACCGCAAACTGAATCACAATTACAAACAGCACAAACGATTTACCCTGACTCGCCCGTTGAACCAGTAAAAGCATGGAATGAAATGGTACATCGCTATATTGCAGGATCGCTAGGTCTTTTGGTGTTAATGATTGCTGTTATGGCATGGAGCCGAAGTGGACGGCCTAAATTGTTACCCAGTTTGTTATTGGGTGCGGTTTCTTTTCAAGCGTTACTTGGAATGTGGACGGTTACCATGCAACTTATGCCTGTTGTGGTGATGGCGCATTTGTTAGGCGGTTTTACTATTGTATCGTTATTGTGGCTACTACGTTTGCGGATTCAACCTAAACCACTTTTCTATCAAGATGGTTTTAAGACACATTTATCATTATCACATCGATATTTAACTTTACTCAAAAGCGTAGCAATTGCAGCTTTAGTTGTTGTCATAAGCCAAATTGCATTAGGTGGCTGGACAGCAGCTAATTATGCCGCTGTTGTATGCACACAACTACCAATATGCGAAGGGGATTGGCTGGGAATGTTTGATCCTCGCGCGTTTGAATTGATTCAACCTCAACACAGTAGCTATGAATATGGCGTTTTAGATTATGCCCAAAGGGTGTCTATTCATGTTACTCATCGTATTGGTGCAATTATCACAACGATTTTGGTTTTGGTGCTGGCTGGGTTGCTGTGGCTTAAACCGCCCTTACGTCGTTATAGCATTGGTATGATGGGGGTTTTAGCGGTACAAATAATATTAGGTATCACCAATGTGCTTGCTAACTTACCGTTACTGATTGCCGTTGCGCACAATGTAGTTGGATTAATCTTACTACTTACCGTTGTCACCACCTGTTATCGCCTGATATGCGATTGCCGCTCTCCATTAGAGGTAAAGTATTTTGCATCGGAGAGCGCGACTCATGGATAA
- a CDS encoding SURF1 family protein — protein MRKVAFVIFTFIVVCMLGRLGFWQLSRAAEKLKLQQRVEETIQTEPISDITQLPSTPVWHNVALTGVFDNQHPILLDNQLNNGQAGYHFYLPFLSQGQWILVNLGWIAAPPYRELYPVLPQFSGEKVITGLIAPTTSLLQLKPESSAVSWPLRVQNIEPAWLSQQLNRALPQWVVQIAATNPLALKQNWTPVVMKADKHYGYATQWFVLAFAVLGMAGWWLSRGNSE, from the coding sequence ATGCGAAAAGTTGCTTTTGTTATTTTTACCTTCATCGTGGTGTGTATGTTAGGGCGATTAGGCTTTTGGCAATTAAGCCGAGCAGCTGAAAAACTTAAACTACAACAGCGAGTAGAAGAAACGATTCAGACCGAACCTATCTCTGATATTACGCAATTACCCAGTACGCCCGTTTGGCATAATGTGGCGCTTACTGGTGTGTTTGATAATCAGCATCCGATCTTACTTGATAACCAACTAAATAATGGTCAAGCAGGCTACCATTTTTATCTCCCTTTCCTTAGCCAAGGTCAATGGATATTGGTCAATCTGGGCTGGATTGCCGCGCCTCCTTATCGTGAGTTATATCCCGTGTTACCGCAATTTAGCGGTGAAAAAGTCATTACTGGTCTAATTGCACCGACCACTTCATTACTACAACTTAAGCCTGAATCATCAGCCGTGAGTTGGCCTTTACGGGTACAAAACATTGAACCGGCATGGCTGTCACAACAATTAAATCGCGCCCTACCGCAATGGGTGGTTCAAATTGCAGCTACTAACCCTCTAGCGTTAAAACAAAATTGGACCCCTGTTGTGATGAAAGCGGATAAGCATTATGGCTACGCCACGCAGTGGTTTGTTTTAGCCTTTGCAGTATTAGGGATGGCTGGGTGGTGGTTATCAAGAGGGAATAGTGAATGA
- a CDS encoding 3D domain-containing protein has protein sequence MKKNILAYFLLTIALLFSVNSFAAKPKTMHVTATAYNSVRAQTNSNPSIAAWGDRLKPGMKAIAVSRDLLKKGLKRGVKVKISGLPGEYVVLDKMNHRWRNKIDIYMGKDIRAAKRWGRKKVTLTVL, from the coding sequence ATGAAAAAGAATATTCTTGCTTATTTCTTACTGACTATTGCATTACTGTTTAGCGTAAATAGCTTTGCTGCTAAGCCTAAAACAATGCATGTGACAGCGACAGCGTATAATTCTGTTAGGGCGCAGACAAACTCAAACCCTAGCATTGCTGCATGGGGAGATAGGTTAAAACCAGGGATGAAAGCAATTGCCGTTTCACGGGATTTGTTGAAAAAAGGATTAAAACGAGGTGTAAAGGTGAAAATATCAGGTTTGCCCGGTGAATATGTTGTGTTAGATAAAATGAACCACCGTTGGCGTAATAAGATTGATATTTACATGGGGAAAGACATTCGTGCCGCGAAACGCTGGGGACGAAAGAAAGTTACTCTCACCGTATTATAA
- the cyoE gene encoding heme o synthase has translation MDNSQRLHSSRVRSPPIAVWRDYLTMTKPKVVAMLLLTALVGMCLAVQGIPPADAVILGLTGIGLQSAAAATFNHVLDRRFDAKMARTYHRPLAKGRVETWKAVVFATTLMLVGFGLLMMLNALTAWLTMASLVGYALIYTVWLKHATPQNIVIGGLAGAAPPLLGWTAVTGHLDPHALLLVMLVFAWTPPHFWALAIHRRDDYAKAGIPMLPVTHGIEYTKTMILLYTVILFAVGLLPWLTNMSGWVYLIGSSALNLGFLGYALKLKFFDSEGHAWATFKYSIWHLLALFVVLLTDHWLLPWYG, from the coding sequence ATGGATAACTCACAACGGCTTCATTCCAGTCGAGTTCGTTCGCCACCGATAGCGGTTTGGCGTGATTACCTTACGATGACGAAACCAAAAGTCGTCGCCATGTTATTACTGACCGCATTAGTGGGCATGTGTTTGGCCGTGCAAGGTATTCCACCGGCAGATGCCGTGATATTAGGTTTAACAGGGATAGGTCTGCAATCGGCTGCGGCTGCGACTTTTAATCATGTATTAGATCGACGCTTTGATGCCAAAATGGCACGAACTTACCATAGACCGCTTGCGAAAGGGCGAGTCGAAACGTGGAAAGCCGTTGTATTTGCAACGACGTTAATGTTGGTAGGTTTTGGGTTATTGATGATGCTTAACGCTTTAACGGCATGGCTAACGATGGCAAGTTTAGTCGGTTATGCGTTGATTTATACCGTGTGGCTAAAACATGCGACACCACAAAATATTGTGATCGGAGGGCTTGCAGGTGCGGCGCCTCCGCTATTGGGGTGGACGGCAGTAACCGGACACCTTGATCCGCATGCACTGTTATTAGTGATGCTGGTATTTGCATGGACTCCACCACACTTTTGGGCATTAGCGATCCATCGTCGTGATGATTATGCCAAAGCCGGGATCCCAATGCTGCCTGTTACACATGGGATTGAATACACCAAAACCATGATATTGCTTTATACCGTGATTCTCTTTGCGGTTGGGTTATTACCTTGGCTAACTAATATGAGTGGGTGGGTCTATTTAATCGGGAGTAGCGCATTGAATTTGGGCTTTCTAGGTTATGCGTTGAAGTTGAAATTTTTTGATAGTGAAGGCCATGCATGGGCGACATTTAAATATTCTATCTGGCATTTATTGGCTTTATTTGTAGTACTTCTTACCGATCATTGGTTACTACCTTGGTATGGTTAG
- a CDS encoding cytochrome oxidase yields the protein MKKYKVLMLLGVMFLLPIVLAKLMLTQQWYSGGVTNKGQLLTPPLTANWLASGKWQLIYWLPQQCDSRCEGALFHLKQMPLAVGAYQDRVRSVVLLSPEETTAVVPVDVENLQRYRSNTAEYEQFVPSQYGLNAVYLADPHGNVMMAYPLEAEPQAILAQGKDILRDLKRLLKVSKIG from the coding sequence ATGAAAAAATATAAGGTTTTAATGTTATTAGGCGTGATGTTTTTACTGCCTATTGTCCTCGCGAAATTGATGCTGACACAGCAGTGGTATAGCGGTGGTGTCACCAATAAAGGTCAATTATTAACTCCACCGTTGACGGCAAATTGGCTTGCGTCAGGAAAGTGGCAACTTATTTACTGGTTGCCTCAACAATGTGATAGCCGTTGTGAAGGTGCATTATTTCACTTAAAGCAAATGCCTCTTGCTGTTGGGGCTTATCAAGATCGGGTGAGAAGTGTTGTGCTGCTCTCACCTGAAGAGACAACAGCAGTCGTTCCCGTTGATGTTGAAAATCTGCAACGCTATCGCAGCAACACAGCAGAATATGAGCAATTTGTGCCATCTCAATATGGACTCAATGCAGTATACCTAGCCGATCCTCATGGCAATGTGATGATGGCCTATCCGCTAGAGGCTGAACCACAGGCCATTTTAGCACAAGGTAAAGACATCTTACGTGATTTAAAAAGGCTGCTAAAAGTATCAAAAATTGGCTAA
- a CDS encoding DUF2909 domain-containing protein, with amino-acid sequence MLIKILLIGLLLVIIVNLFKALPIMLKGQSSRPMSHYLGWRIGLSVVVFSLIVIALLTGVITPNPRPY; translated from the coding sequence ATGTTGATAAAAATACTGCTTATCGGCTTATTACTGGTGATCATCGTCAATCTTTTTAAAGCCCTCCCAATCATGTTAAAAGGTCAATCATCACGCCCAATGTCGCATTACTTAGGCTGGCGTATTGGCTTATCTGTCGTTGTTTTTAGCCTGATTGTGATTGCTTTATTAACTGGGGTTATCACACCCAACCCTCGCCCGTATTAA
- the dinF gene encoding MATE family efflux transporter DinF, protein MLAALKDKSLHYQVFALALPMVLSNITVPLLGLVDAAVIGHLDKSWYLGGVAVGGTMINVTFWLLGFLRMATTGITAQAFGREDKHGQAAIFVQGIALAWLLAFILIALHQPVSSTIFHFSDASNEVKVYAEQYFSIRIWGAPAALANFVIMGWLLGAQNAKLPMWLLIVTNLVNILLDVLFVLGFGWKVQGAASASVLADYSGMLLGLWFVSRQWLALGLPPLKEKIMAARHGMGRLLKLNRDIFLRSLCLQATFTFMTFQGATLGDNVVAANAVLMSFLMLVSYAMDGFAYAMEALVGKAVGANNRDQLGRYLINTTFWSFIISVALTLAFSLGGERIVSLISDLPAVQAEADIYLPWLAAVPLVAMWCFLLDGVFVGATQGRVMRNSMFVATCGFFAIWWLMDSYGNHALWAAMLGFMALRGATLAVVFGYQWKKNLLLPSALKQ, encoded by the coding sequence GTGCTAGCAGCATTAAAAGACAAATCATTACATTATCAGGTGTTTGCATTAGCCCTGCCAATGGTACTTTCAAACATTACAGTACCGTTACTCGGGCTGGTGGATGCTGCTGTGATCGGACACCTTGATAAGTCGTGGTATCTCGGTGGCGTCGCGGTTGGCGGTACCATGATCAACGTTACATTCTGGTTGTTGGGTTTCTTACGCATGGCAACCACAGGTATTACCGCACAAGCTTTTGGCCGAGAAGATAAACACGGGCAAGCGGCTATTTTTGTTCAAGGTATCGCGTTGGCATGGTTACTCGCGTTTATTCTTATTGCCTTACACCAACCTGTCAGCAGTACTATTTTTCATTTCAGTGATGCTAGCAATGAAGTGAAAGTTTACGCAGAGCAATACTTTTCAATCCGTATTTGGGGAGCGCCTGCCGCTTTAGCAAACTTTGTGATCATGGGCTGGTTACTTGGAGCGCAAAATGCCAAGTTGCCAATGTGGCTTTTGATTGTCACTAACCTCGTTAATATTTTATTGGACGTTCTGTTTGTATTAGGCTTTGGCTGGAAAGTTCAAGGTGCTGCTTCTGCGTCGGTACTAGCTGATTATAGCGGTATGTTATTAGGGTTATGGTTTGTTTCTCGTCAATGGTTAGCGTTAGGTTTGCCGCCGTTAAAAGAAAAAATTATGGCTGCGCGACATGGTATGGGGCGACTACTTAAATTAAACCGAGATATCTTTTTACGTAGCTTGTGCTTGCAAGCGACGTTTACATTTATGACTTTCCAAGGTGCAACATTAGGCGATAACGTAGTCGCGGCAAACGCTGTGTTAATGAGCTTTTTAATGTTGGTGTCTTATGCCATGGACGGTTTTGCCTATGCGATGGAAGCATTAGTAGGAAAAGCCGTTGGTGCGAACAATCGCGATCAATTAGGACGTTATTTAATTAACACTACATTTTGGAGTTTTATAATATCTGTTGCTCTTACATTGGCATTTTCTTTAGGTGGTGAGCGTATTGTCAGTTTGATCTCCGATCTTCCAGCGGTTCAAGCTGAAGCTGATATTTATTTGCCTTGGCTTGCTGCAGTACCATTAGTGGCAATGTGGTGTTTTTTACTGGATGGTGTCTTTGTTGGCGCGACGCAAGGGCGAGTAATGCGTAATAGTATGTTTGTTGCAACCTGTGGCTTTTTTGCCATTTGGTGGTTAATGGATAGCTATGGTAACCATGCATTATGGGCCGCGATGTTAGGTTTTATGGCATTACGCGGTGCGACATTAGCGGTTGTTTTTGGATATCAGTGGAAAAAAAATCTTTTATTACCTTCTGCTTTAAAACAGTAA
- the coxB gene encoding cytochrome c oxidase subunit II: MLRSLIAGIASVLFSMPLMADTMQLNMTPGVTAVSQNVYGLHMTILYICIAIGVVVFGVMFWAIFHHRKSKGAKPASFHESTKVEIIWTLIPFIILIGMAIPATKTLIAMEDTSKSDVTILVTGSQWKWHYSYFNQDVEYYSHLATSAEQISNQRQKRDNYLLEVDYPLVLPVGQKVRFLITSQDVIHSWWVPAFAVKKDANPGFINEAWTQIDKPGIYRGQCAELCGKDHGFMPIVVIAKPQAEYDDWLQKTKITQRKAREEEQRLLDMQMSLDELMALGEKTYTARCAMCHQANGEGIPGAFPALAGEGVSIDPKSKLEHISVVVHGKAGTAMQAFGPQLSLKELAAVITYERNAWGNNTGESVQAAEVQAIKNGQQL, from the coding sequence ATGCTTCGTTCATTGATCGCAGGAATAGCGAGTGTACTTTTCTCAATGCCGCTGATGGCTGACACCATGCAGCTTAATATGACACCGGGTGTAACGGCGGTGAGTCAGAATGTGTATGGTCTTCATATGACCATTCTCTACATTTGCATCGCGATTGGTGTGGTGGTATTCGGAGTCATGTTTTGGGCTATCTTTCACCACCGTAAGTCAAAAGGCGCAAAGCCTGCTTCATTCCATGAAAGCACCAAAGTAGAAATTATCTGGACGTTGATCCCTTTCATTATCTTAATTGGCATGGCTATTCCTGCAACTAAGACATTGATTGCAATGGAAGATACCTCAAAATCGGATGTGACTATCCTTGTGACAGGCTCGCAATGGAAGTGGCATTACAGCTATTTCAACCAAGACGTTGAATATTATTCCCACCTTGCAACAAGTGCTGAACAAATCAGCAATCAACGACAAAAGCGCGACAACTATTTATTAGAAGTCGATTACCCCTTAGTTCTTCCTGTCGGACAAAAAGTACGTTTTTTGATCACCTCACAAGATGTGATCCACTCATGGTGGGTGCCAGCTTTTGCGGTGAAAAAAGATGCTAATCCTGGCTTTATTAATGAAGCGTGGACACAAATTGATAAGCCCGGTATTTACCGAGGTCAGTGTGCCGAATTATGCGGTAAAGATCATGGCTTTATGCCAATTGTAGTTATAGCTAAGCCGCAAGCTGAATACGATGATTGGTTGCAGAAAACCAAGATCACTCAACGTAAAGCGCGTGAAGAAGAGCAGCGTTTGTTGGACATGCAAATGTCATTAGATGAGCTTATGGCACTGGGCGAAAAGACCTATACCGCTCGTTGTGCCATGTGTCACCAAGCAAATGGAGAAGGTATTCCAGGGGCATTTCCTGCACTGGCTGGTGAAGGGGTTTCTATTGATCCTAAAAGTAAGTTAGAGCACATAAGCGTTGTTGTTCACGGCAAGGCAGGTACCGCGATGCAAGCGTTTGGTCCTCAGTTGAGTTTGAAAGAGTTAGCCGCTGTTATTACTTATGAGCGTAATGCGTGGGGAAATAATACTGGAGAATCTGTTCAAGCGGCGGAAGTACAAGCGATTAAAAACGGTCAGCAACTATAA
- a CDS encoding cytochrome c oxidase assembly protein — protein MDEPKKQRSLWGLIAAAVGMFGFAFALVPLYDVFCDITGINGKTASTPTETSDRVDTSREVTVEFVAYINPGVRWQFTPQVKQITVHPGETKIIKYDAKNLNKVATIGQAVPSVTPGVAAKYFNKIECFCFNHQPLEGGENAELPLVFYIDPDLPKEIETLTLAYTLFNVATDKDNPVIEQHSEVDNVKAL, from the coding sequence ATGGATGAGCCTAAAAAACAGCGATCATTGTGGGGGTTAATTGCTGCAGCAGTTGGGATGTTTGGCTTTGCCTTTGCGTTGGTTCCCCTTTATGACGTGTTTTGCGATATCACGGGGATCAACGGAAAAACCGCATCAACACCAACAGAAACAAGTGATCGAGTGGATACCAGCCGAGAAGTGACGGTTGAATTTGTCGCCTATATTAATCCTGGCGTGAGGTGGCAATTTACGCCACAGGTAAAGCAAATCACGGTGCATCCTGGTGAAACGAAAATTATCAAATACGATGCGAAAAACTTAAATAAAGTCGCCACTATCGGACAAGCTGTGCCTTCGGTAACACCAGGTGTAGCGGCGAAGTACTTCAATAAAATCGAATGCTTTTGTTTTAACCATCAGCCTTTAGAGGGTGGTGAAAATGCAGAATTGCCGTTGGTGTTCTATATCGACCCTGACTTGCCTAAAGAGATAGAAACGCTGACTTTAGCTTACACCCTATTCAACGTTGCAACGGACAAGGATAACCCTGTGATTGAGCAACACAGTGAGGTGGATAATGTCAAAGCCCTATAG
- a CDS encoding class I SAM-dependent methyltransferase has product MTKIKRYTIPSDLLQPLWYRSRESLADDGLIYDPVAAVACRQCYLEPDCVGQQVPQRQLLHATLTLQCDKQVKDFLTRYPYGQVVNVGAGLDTRFYRLDNGRCRWFELDTDENLLWREKLFHRSDRYMLKTGSVTDLSWLKRLPKSAQTPILLICDQALLACNSAQLATFIQRMGCSFSHMEMCIVVAGDLCHVPIAKKMGCGEYHHGYRDPAQQMINWLPWAELIDCFSPFDNPCPRWRTWQRWIAKMPSMKYRLTPVVVHLKL; this is encoded by the coding sequence ATGACGAAAATAAAGCGCTACACCATTCCCTCTGATTTACTTCAACCACTTTGGTATCGCAGCCGAGAAAGCTTAGCCGATGACGGTCTTATTTATGATCCGGTGGCTGCTGTAGCATGTCGTCAATGTTATCTTGAGCCTGATTGCGTAGGGCAACAAGTTCCTCAACGTCAACTTTTACATGCCACTTTAACTTTGCAGTGCGATAAACAAGTTAAAGACTTCTTAACTCGATATCCTTATGGGCAGGTTGTTAATGTAGGTGCAGGGCTGGATACCCGCTTTTACCGTTTAGATAACGGACGTTGTCGCTGGTTTGAGTTAGATACTGATGAAAATTTACTTTGGCGAGAGAAACTATTTCATCGCAGTGATCGTTATATGCTGAAAACAGGTTCAGTCACTGATCTCAGTTGGTTAAAGCGTCTTCCGAAAAGTGCTCAAACACCGATACTTTTAATTTGCGATCAAGCACTATTAGCCTGTAATTCAGCGCAATTAGCAACATTTATCCAGCGTATGGGGTGTAGTTTTAGCCATATGGAAATGTGTATCGTGGTTGCGGGCGATCTATGCCATGTCCCAATTGCGAAAAAGATGGGGTGCGGTGAATACCATCATGGTTATAGAGATCCTGCGCAACAAATGATCAATTGGTTGCCATGGGCTGAGTTGATTGATTGTTTTAGCCCATTTGATAATCCCTGTCCGAGATGGCGAACATGGCAACGTTGGATTGCTAAAATGCCCAGTATGAAATATCGATTAACGCCTGTTGTTGTTCATTTGAAATTATAG
- a CDS encoding cytochrome c oxidase subunit 3, whose amino-acid sequence MSKPYSETDNLPPTTKYYVPDESAWPIVGAIALFLIALGAGATVGDLFGGQGPWILLVGVGLILLMLVGWFRDVIRESMAGLYSAQMDRSFRQGMSWFIFSEVMFFAAFFGALFYARMIAVPWLGGASNNVMTNAVLWPDFVAMWPLEKTPDGTETQAMGPIGLPLYNTILLLTSSVTLHFAHAALEQNNRPRLKLLLLLTVLLGAVFVYLQGVEYVHAYEDMNLRLDAGIYGNTFFMLTGFHGVHVTLGAIILFIVWCRILKGHFTPEHHFAFQAGAWYWHFVDVVWLGLFLFVYIL is encoded by the coding sequence ATGTCAAAGCCCTATAGTGAAACCGATAACTTACCGCCAACAACGAAATATTATGTTCCCGATGAAAGTGCATGGCCCATTGTGGGGGCTATTGCCTTATTTCTTATAGCCTTAGGTGCTGGCGCGACTGTCGGAGATCTGTTTGGCGGTCAAGGTCCTTGGATCTTATTGGTAGGCGTTGGGCTAATTTTATTAATGCTAGTGGGTTGGTTCCGTGATGTGATCCGGGAATCGATGGCAGGGCTCTATAGTGCGCAGATGGATCGCTCTTTTCGTCAAGGAATGAGCTGGTTTATTTTTTCCGAAGTGATGTTCTTTGCCGCTTTTTTTGGTGCGTTATTTTATGCCCGAATGATTGCGGTGCCATGGCTGGGTGGTGCAAGTAATAATGTCATGACCAATGCGGTGTTGTGGCCGGACTTTGTCGCAATGTGGCCATTGGAAAAAACGCCAGATGGCACCGAAACCCAAGCGATGGGGCCAATAGGTTTACCGCTTTATAACACCATTTTATTACTGACATCATCGGTTACATTGCATTTTGCTCATGCCGCATTAGAGCAAAATAATCGTCCTCGATTGAAGTTGCTACTGTTGCTTACGGTATTACTAGGCGCGGTGTTTGTGTACTTACAAGGTGTTGAATATGTCCATGCTTATGAAGACATGAACCTACGATTAGATGCAGGGATTTATGGTAATACCTTCTTTATGTTAACTGGGTTTCATGGCGTTCATGTCACGCTTGGTGCGATTATCTTATTTATTGTGTGGTGTCGAATTTTAAAAGGGCACTTTACGCCTGAACATCATTTTGCATTTCAAGCAGGCGCTTGGTATTGGCACTTTGTTGATGTGGTGTGGTTAGGTTTATTTCTGTTTGTTTATATTCTTTAG